The DNA sequence AATTTATAATTGCTGTTAATTTTTTATTAAATCTTATGTTTTGTAGAATTATATATATTTTATTTTGTTTTATATAGTTAATATCAGATGAATCTTATAATAATAAAATAATCCTTATATATAATATTAATATTATATATAAGGATTATTTAAGTTAGGGTTTCTATGAAATATAAAATCTATCCAAGTATTTTAAATTTACTATAATTTACACATTAACCAATTCAATCAAATCATCTACACTATCTAATTTTTCAATAAATAGTGGAACTATCTCTTTTACATCTCCAACTATTCCATAATCTGCTATATCAAATATAGGAGCTGTTTCATTTTTATTTATAGCTATAATAAAGTCAGAGGATTGCATACCTGCTAAATGTTGTATAGCTCCAGATATACCACAAGCTATGTAAAGGTTCGGTTTAACAGTCGTTCCAGTTTGACCGATTTGATATGAATGGTCTATCCACCCAGCATCAACAGCTGCACGAGATGCCCCTACAACCCCATCTAATTTATCTGCTAATTCTTTTAACATTTCAAATCCTTCTGGTCCTCCTATTCCAAGGCCTCCAGATACTATTATGTTTGCATCAGTTAAAGATACTAAATCTTTTTTTATTTTTACAGTTTCAACTACTTCTACTCTTATATCATCTTTAGTTAAATTAAATGGTAAAGGAACTATTTCTCCACTTTTTGAACTATTTTTTTCTGCTTTTTCCATAACCCCTGGTCTAACTGTAGACATTTGAGGTCTATTGTTAGGGCATATAATTGTAGCCATTATATTACCACCAAAAGCTGGACGAGTTTGTTTTAATTTTTTATCTTCTTTATCTATTTCAAGTTTAGTGCAATCTGCAGTAAGCCCAGTGTTTACTCTTGAAGCTATTCTTGGAGCTAAATCTCTTCCTATGTGTGTAGCTCCATAAAGTACTATTTCTGGCTTTAATTCATTTATTGCATCAGATATGACTTTTGTATAAGCATCAGTTGTAAAGTTTTCTAATAAAATATCATCTGCTGTATAAACTATATCCGCTCCATAATCAACTAGTTCTTTTGCCATATAATCTACATCTTTACCTAATAATATTGCACAAAGTTTAACTCCCACTTCATCAGCTAATTTTCTACCTTCTCCAAGCAATTCTATTACAACAGGTGTGATTACCCCATCTCTTTGTTCTGCAAATACCCAAACATTTTTGTATGAGCTAAAGTCTTTTATAGTTTCATTTATTTTTGTATCCATTTTAACCTCCAACTTATATAATGTGCTTTTGTTTTAATCCTACTAGTACTGTATTCACAATTTCTTCTGGATTACCTTTAAGTATTTCACCTTTACCTCTTGGCTCTGGTGTAAATGATCTAAATACTTTAGTTGGCGATGCTTTAAGTCCAACTTCATCCTTATTTACATCTAAATCATCTATTGTCCAAACTTTTATATCTGTTTTAAAAGCTTTTACTATTTTATCAACAGACATATGTCTTGGTTCGTTTAATTCTTTAACAGCTGTTAAAAGAACAGGTTTTTTAACTTTAATTACTTCGTATCCATCCTCTAATTGTCTTTGTACCGTTATTGTATCCCCATCTATGGAGAATTTTTGCACATAAGTAACTTGAGGTATATCAAGTTTTTCAGCTATTTGTGGACCAACTTGAGCAGTATCTCCATCTATCGCTTGTCTTCCAGCAAATACTATATCATAGTCTCCAATTTTTTTAATTCCTGCTGCAATTGTATTTGAAGTAGCCCAAGTATCAGCTCCTCCAAATGCTCTATCACTAAGAAGTATAGCTTCATCAGCTCCCATGGCTAAACATTCTCTAAGCATAAAATCAGCTTGAGGCGGTCCCATAGTTATTACGGTTACTGTTGATCCTTCATGTATATCTTTTAATTTTAAAGCTTCCTCTAATGCATTTGCATCATCTGGGTTTAGTATACTTGGAACCCCATCTCTTATAAGAGTTCCCGTCTCTTTATTTATTCTAACTTCATTAGTATCTGGAACTTGTTTTACGCAAACTAATATTTTCAAAGTCTTTACCTCCATTTAACTAGTATAAAATATTTTTAAAGGTTTAGTTTATTTTAAAATGCTTGAAGCGATTACCATTTTTTGAACTTCTGAAGTACCTTCGTATATAGACATTATTCTTGCATCTCTATATATTCTTTCAATTGGATAATCTTTTATAAATCCATATCCACCATGTAATTGTAGGGCTTTATAAGCAACTTCATTAGCTATTTCTGCTGCATAATATTTAGCCATAGCTGACTCTTTAGTCATATTCATTCCAGCATCTTTCTTTTGTGCTGCATCATAAACTAACCATCTAGCGGCATTTACCTTTGTTTCCATATCAGCTAGAGTAAACTGAGTATTTTGGAATTTAGAAAGAGTTTTACCAAATTGAACTCTCTCTTTTGTATATTTGATAGCTTCATCAAGGGCACCTTGAGCAACTCCTAAAGCTTGAGCTGCAACTCCGATTCTACCAGCATCAAGAGTTTTCATTGCTATTTTAAATCCTATGCCTTCTTTTCCTAATAAGTTTTCTTTAGGTACTTTAACATTTTCAAATATTAGATCTGAAGTTTGAGTTCCCCTAATACCCATTTTGTCTTCATGCGCTCCATGAGAAAATCCTTCCAAATTACTCTCTACTATGAATGCCGTTGTTCCCTTTAATCCTTTTGACCTATCTGTAACTGCAATTACTATGGCAAAATCACATATAGGTGCATTAGTTATAAATGTTTTTCTTCCATTTAATATATAATAATCCCCATCCAGTTCTGCTGTTGTTTGTTGAGCCGAAGCATCAGATCCTGCTCCTGGTTCTGTTAACCCAAAAGCACCTATCATTTCACCTGATGCGATACCTCTTAAATATTTTTGTTTTTGTTCTTCAGTCCCATAGTTAAGTAT is a window from the Paraclostridium sordellii genome containing:
- a CDS encoding electron transfer flavoprotein subunit alpha/FixB family protein yields the protein MDTKINETIKDFSSYKNVWVFAEQRDGVITPVVIELLGEGRKLADEVGVKLCAILLGKDVDYMAKELVDYGADIVYTADDILLENFTTDAYTKVISDAINELKPEIVLYGATHIGRDLAPRIASRVNTGLTADCTKLEIDKEDKKLKQTRPAFGGNIMATIICPNNRPQMSTVRPGVMEKAEKNSSKSGEIVPLPFNLTKDDIRVEVVETVKIKKDLVSLTDANIIVSGGLGIGGPEGFEMLKELADKLDGVVGASRAAVDAGWIDHSYQIGQTGTTVKPNLYIACGISGAIQHLAGMQSSDFIIAINKNETAPIFDIADYGIVGDVKEIVPLFIEKLDSVDDLIELVNV
- the etfB gene encoding electron transfer flavoprotein subunit beta; amino-acid sequence: MKILVCVKQVPDTNEVRINKETGTLIRDGVPSILNPDDANALEEALKLKDIHEGSTVTVITMGPPQADFMLRECLAMGADEAILLSDRAFGGADTWATSNTIAAGIKKIGDYDIVFAGRQAIDGDTAQVGPQIAEKLDIPQVTYVQKFSIDGDTITVQRQLEDGYEVIKVKKPVLLTAVKELNEPRHMSVDKIVKAFKTDIKVWTIDDLDVNKDEVGLKASPTKVFRSFTPEPRGKGEILKGNPEEIVNTVLVGLKQKHII
- the acdB gene encoding putative isocaproyl-CoA dehydrogenase AcdB, encoding MIFNKEQELLRKAVRDFVSREMATLPEEIDKTGEMPRELLDKMAQTKYTSVTIPQEYGGAGADYVSYAIIMEELSRRCASTGTYATAAASLVSLPILNYGTEEQKQKYLRGIASGEMIGAFGLTEPGAGSDASAQQTTAELDGDYYILNGRKTFITNAPICDFAIVIAVTDRSKGLKGTTAFIVESNLEGFSHGAHEDKMGIRGTQTSDLIFENVKVPKENLLGKEGIGFKIAMKTLDAGRIGVAAQALGVAQGALDEAIKYTKERVQFGKTLSKFQNTQFTLADMETKVNAARWLVYDAAQKKDAGMNMTKESAMAKYYAAEIANEVAYKALQLHGGYGFIKDYPIERIYRDARIMSIYEGTSEVQKMVIASSILK